One region of Alosa sapidissima isolate fAloSap1 chromosome 1, fAloSap1.pri, whole genome shotgun sequence genomic DNA includes:
- the LOC121713760 gene encoding myocilin-like, producing MWFRLAVGLCCLVLGCQGQGRTASLRRANDDFTGRCQYTFTVDSPAESSCPQAGAGGPEDEGVRTRLTLLEALVSRLMGERGGVAGEAGLRTAEEEEEEKVSQLQQDKEHLSRQVQDLQRRLEELTVETEQLRQRPCHQPQPPRLSTPDNDPAFQLGSGAFQEMKAELSEVPAPPQIQQGQNQAITSTKAQTTSSFTGCGVLVSVKPPVTHRKADSITGKYGAWFQDPEPLGPPYGPKTVWRIDAVGKEVKQLFAYEDMEQLIRGFPMKVLPLPDAVESTGATVYRGSLYYQRRLSRTLIRYDVATESVAARMDLPHAGFHGQHPYSWGGYTDIDLAVDERGLWAIYSTSKAKGAIVIAKLDPESLEVTKTWETNIRKNTVANGFMVCGRLYTVASYSLPNTTISYMFDTDTNQSSAISIPFNNRYHYNSMIDYNPGNKKLYAWDNYHMVTYDVKLAQSDSIP from the exons TGGGCTGCCAAGGGCAGGGCAGAACCGCATCGCTCCGCAGAGCCAACGATGACTTCACCGGCCGCTGTCAGTACACCTTCACTGTGGACAGCCCGGCCGAGTCCAGCTGCCCCCAGGCGGGAGCCGGGGGCCCCGAGGACGAGGGCGTGAGGACCCGCCTCACCCTGCTGGAGGCGCTAGTGAGCCGGCTGATGGGGGAGCGAGGTGGAGTGGCGGGTGAAGCTGGGCTGCGGacagcggaggaggaggaggaggagaaggtgagCCAGCTCCAGCAGGACAAGGAGCATCTGAGCCGGCAGGTGCAGGACCTCCAGAGGAGGCTGGAGGAGCTGACGGTGGAGACGGAGCAGCTGAGGCAGAGGCCCTGCCACCAGCCCCAGCCCCCGCGGCTCAGCACGCCAGACAACG ATCCTGCTTTTCAGTTGGGAAGCGGAGCCTTTCAGGAGATGAAGGCAGAGCTGTCTGaagtgcctgccccacctcagATCCAGCAGGGACAAAATCAGGCCATAACCAGTACCAAAGCACAGACAACAAGCA GCTTTACAGGCTGTGGAGTGCTGGTGTCAGTAAAGCCGCCGGTGACTCACCGCAAGGCTGACAGCATCACAGGCAAATACGGCGCCTGGTTCCAGGACCCGGAGCCCCTGGGGCCACCCTACGGCCCCAAGACGGTGTGGCGAATCGACGCGGTGGGCAAGGAAGTCAAGCAGCTCTTCGCCTACGAGGACATGGAGCAGCTGATACGGGGCTTCCCCATGAAGGTGCTACCGCTGCCCGATGCTGTGGAGAGCACTGGCGCCACGGTCTACCGCGGCTCGCTCTACTACCAGCGCCGCCTCAGTCGCACGCTCATCCGCTACGACGTGGCCACCGAGAGCGTCGCTGCCCGGATGGACCTGCCCCACGCCGGCTTCCACGGCCAGCACCCATACTCCTGGGGCGGCTACACCGACATCGACCTGGCCGTGGACGAGAGGGGCCTGTGGGCCATCTACAGCACCAGCAAGGCCAAGGGCGCCATCGTCATCGCCAAGCTGGACCCCGAGAGCCTGGAGGTGACCAAGACCTGGGAGACCAACATCCGCAAGAACACGGTGGCCAACGGCTTCATGGTGTGTGGACGGCTCTACACCGTAGCCAGCTACAGCCTGCCCAACACCACCATCAGCTACATGTTTGACACAGACACCAATCAGAGCAGCGCCATCAGCATCCCCTTCAACAACCGCTACCATTACAACAGCATGATCGACTACAACCCAGGCAACAAGAAGCTCTATGCATGGGACAATTATCACA